One genomic segment of Ipomoea triloba cultivar NCNSP0323 chromosome 9, ASM357664v1 includes these proteins:
- the LOC116030781 gene encoding uncharacterized protein LOC116030781, producing MVIPADSEVPSGWPLRLGNMNIRLRLLETSRATATATYSSPSFSSLSSSNLDTESTASFFPDRSVSLGRLIGIRPGKPLQFPGKVQVEGNQSGIDYRRSHSEGGKGGEGEGEGVCVPLLQNVMGKMSRSKSSTKLRMFHN from the exons ATGGTCATTCCAGCG GACAGTGAGGTTCCCAGTGGGTGGCCACTCCGGCTAGGAAACATGAATATTAGGCTGAGATTGTTGGAGACATCTCGCGCCACGGCCACGGCCACATATTCTTCCCCAAGTTTCTCCTCACTTTCCTCTTCAAATCTCGACACCGAG TCCACGGCATCTTTCTTCCCGGACCGGAGCGTGTCTCTGGGGCGGCTGATCGGAATTAGGCCGGGAAAACCGTTGCAGTTTCCGGGGAAGGTGCAGGTGGAGGGGAATCAGAGTGGTATTGATTACAGAAGATCGCATTCAGAAGGTGGAAAGGGAggagagggggagggggagggggtgtGTGTTCCATTGTTGCAGAATGTTATGGGGAAGATGAGTCGCAGTAAAAGCAGCACGAAGCTGAGAATGTTCCACAATTAG
- the LOC116028461 gene encoding protein E6-like, with amino-acid sequence MAVSGSFSIFFLLALVSSLQIIQARETKYFFNKIPGNNNNNYGVNSEQTTVIPQQQEQNFIPENENGGLDQPYTTTTNNNDDLPYKTEEVPNKRYLPRNYNPVSYVTVPEDNNADSKFAGEEFAAAADNNNRYNSRGNYYNSRSNNYYGGGGQEERFPANNNRYNAAAGNKVEKMGMSDTRFLENGRYYYDTNTEKYARHPLENAGINLEDFKSQFENSNNNFMENNNYQNDEQFQDEDDLP; translated from the coding sequence ATGGCCGTCTCCGGCAGTTTCTCCATCTTCTTCCTTCTCGCACTCGTGTCCTCTCTCCAGATTATTCAAGCCAGAGAGACCAAGTATTTCTTCAACAAAATCCCgggcaacaacaacaacaactacgGCGTGAATTCCGAGCAGACCACCGTGATTCCTCAGCAGCAAGAGCAAAACTTCATCCCGGAGAACGAAAACGGCGGCCTAGACCAACCctacaccaccaccaccaacaacaacgaCGACCTGCCGTACAAAACCGAGGAGGTACCCAACAAGAGATACCTCCCGAGGAACTACAACCCCGTCTCCTACGTCACCGTCCCGGAGGACAACAACGCGGATTCCAAATTCGCCGGCGAGGAattcgccgccgccgccgacaaCAATAACCGCTACAACAGCCGCGGCAACTACTACAACAGCCGCAGCAACAACTACTACGGCGGCGGCGGCCAAGAAGAAAGATTTCCCGCCAACAACAACCGCTACAATGCGGCGGCGGGGAACAAAGTTGAGAAGATGGGCATGAGCGACACCAGATTCTTGGAGAACGGGAGGTATTACTACGATACCAACACTGAAAAGTACGCGAGACATCCATTGGAGAACGCAGGGATTAACCTTGAAGATTTCAAGAGCCAGTTCGAGAACAGCAACAACAATTTCATGGAGAACAACAACTACCAGAACGATGAGCAGTTCCAGGATGAAGACGACTTGCCTTGA